A DNA window from Solanum lycopersicum chromosome 3, SLM_r2.1 contains the following coding sequences:
- the LOC101256367 gene encoding F-box/LRR-repeat protein At3g03360: MYDLGVFLSSDFSFPGHAMAELCPISQNVEEIAKKLRISDSDSGDPTSRLPDHVLHSILSYLKSEQLFHARLVSKNWHSNTPSYFPLEFDESIFFEKTPTTPAAVIQESHNKFLEWIRSSLETSQPELIKAEKRVIRVQFKHHENINDIMKLINGIDFHEVYLRFGCINYSIPFIFQSKCLTVVHLTRCGIHKLLFSDEANFSNLEEVELDNVHITGETLSIFISKCPNIRELKLVNCKALRSVMLPKVDRLKKLCVQLVGSYPSITDVQVIAPSLQVFHFVHYNSSNLAVNMDIRACKMLREFHLECPTFPVGFDHEHFISDFPYLETLIIGPCETSKRVKISSPSLRKLTLMFTQLYNYNYSRKSVVSVPNLCSFQYVGRTFKSSLAPSGTPKFLKTTGISLVPHVEKINRAWFLQLRSHLTKLSNRIGLALIIRAQTSFSELGKQGHRLWSIPIGRIPTQVIPHIELLKLDIRLNVPQESHGCLLKYIIDNLLWMSHPNALTLSMPTSFSAFALGICNEFLISRRDGNCCADTRNKCWRHFLKDFMVREAVTNEKEELKKFSFVFTWQL, translated from the exons ATGTATGATTTGGGGGTTTTTCTTTCATCTGATTTCAGTTTTCCAGGCCACGCCATGGCTGAGCTCTGCCCCATTTCTCAAAACGTTGAAGAAATTGCTAAAAAACTAAGAATTTCCGATAGTGATTCCGGCGATCCAACTTCCCGATTGCCCGATCATGTTCTTCATTCCATTTTATCCTACCTTAAATCTGAACAACTCTTCCATGCCCGTCTTGTTTCGAAGAATTGGCATAGCAACACACCTTCATACTTCCCTCTCGAATTTGACGAATCAATCTTCTTTGAAAAAACCCCAACTACACCCGCTGCTGTTATACAAGAATCACATAACAAGTTCTTGGAATGGATACGTTCTTCTCTCGAAACCTCTCAACCTGAGTTGATCAAGGCGGAGAAAAGGGTAATTCGTGTTCAATTTAAGCATCATGAGAATATCAACGatataatgaaattgatcaacGGAATTGATTTCCATGAGGTATATTTGAGATTTGGGTGTATTAATTACTCGATTCCGTTTATTTTTCAGTCGAAATGTCTTACAGTTGTTCATCTAACTAGATGTGGAATTCATAAACTATTGTTCAGTGATGAAGCGAATTTTTCTAATTTGGAAGAAGTAGAGTTAGATAACGTCCATATAACTGGAGAAACCTTGTCAATATTTATTAGTAAGTGCCCTAATATTAGAGAATTGAAATTGGTGAATTGCAAGGCATTAAGGTCTGTTATGTTACCCAAAGTAGATCGATTGAAGAAGCTTTGTGTGCAGTTGGTAGGTTCTTATCCTTCTATTACCGATGTACAAGTTATTGCCCCGAGTTTACAAGTGTTCCATTTTGTTCACTATAATAGCAGCAACCTTGCAGTTAATATGGACATCCGTGCTTGTAAAATGTTGCGGGAATTTCACTTGGAATGTCCCACATTTCCGGTTGGTTTTGATCATGAACACTTCATTTCAGATTTTCCTTATCTTGAAACTCTGATCATTGGTCCTTGTGAGACATCTAAGCGTGTCAAAATTTCGAGTCCTTCACTTAGGAAACTAACCTTGATGTTCACACAACTGTacaattataattattcaaGGAAAAGTGTTGTTTCAGTTCCAAATTTATGTTCTTTCCAATATGTTGGTAGAACATTTAAATCATCTTTAGCTCCGAGTGGAACTCCAAAGTTTTTGAAGACCACAGGGATTTCTTTGGTTCCTCATGTTGAGAAGATCAATAGAGCTTGGTTCCTCCAATTGAGAAGTCATCTTACAAAACTTAGCAACCGTATTGGATTGGCCTTAATCATTCGTGCTCAG ACAAGCTTTTCTGAACTGGGCAAACAAGGACATAGATTGTGGAGCATACCAATTGGACGAATTCCAACACAAGTGATACCTCATATTGAACTCTTAAAGCTAGATATAAGGCTCAACGTTCCACAGGAATCTCATGGATGCTTGctgaaatatataattgacaACTTACTTTGGATGTCTCATCCAAACGCATTGACTCTATCAATGCCAACTAGTTTTTCTGCATTTGCACTT GGAATCTGCAACGAGTTTCTCATAAGCAGAAGGGATGGCAACTGCTGTGCAGATACCCGGAACAAGTGCTGGCGCCATTTCCTGAAGGATTTCATGGTTAGGGAGGCAGTTACCAATGAAAAGGAAGAGCTAAAGAAGTTCAGTTTCGTATTTACTTGGCAATTATGA
- the LOC101264203 gene encoding uncharacterized protein, with product MRIYSFYFTLNLAIFIYIFIFNIAYGSAGGICEKVDCVKGKCVETGEFLGLGFKCECDPGWTQIQLGPLTIPACTLPNCTLDFGCKSHIPSPHPSPQSSPFNITDPCSLIWCGDGKCEISGMGQHYCKCNEGSSQYMNMSKLPCLDKCVFGADCKGVAVEPTPSLPHDGPCKFVDCAKGKCVETGEFAGLGFECICDPGWKQIQLGPITFPACNAPNCTLHLGCGSQAALPPPSSLAPVNIFDPCSFVWCNNGKCEVNGTKHYCQCNEGSENLMDVPELPCFDQCVFGADCKGVQLLVPSPPPPPPSRDGSSGVPKDPNCSMSLRAFSVLLLFTIFHVLM from the exons ATGAGAATTTACTCTTTCTATTTTACTCTCAATCTTGccatttttatttacatattcatCTTTAACATAGCTTATGGATCTGCAG GTGGAATATGTGAAAAAGTGGATTGTGTTAAAGGCAAGTGTGTAGAAACTGGAGAATTTCTGGGACTTGGATTCAAATGTGAATGTGATCCTGGTTGGACACAAATTCAACTTGGCCCTCTTACTATTCCAGCATGCACTCTTCCCAACT GTACACTCGATTTTGGTTGTAAGAGTCATATACCGTCGCCACATCCATCTCCTCAAAGCTCACCCTTTAACATTACCGATC CTTGTAGTTTAATATGGTGTGGTGATGGAAAATGTGAAATTAGTGGAATGGGACAACATTATTGCAAATGTAATGAAGGCTCTTCCCAATACATGAATATGTCTAAGCTACCTTGTCTTGATAAAT GCGTTTTCGGAGCTGATTGCAAAGGAGTGGCAGTAGAACCCACACCTAGCCTTCCACATG ATGGACCATGCAAGTTTGTGGATTGTGCCAAAGGGAAGTGTGTAGAGACTGGAGAATTTGCTGGCCTGGGATTCGAATGTATTTGTGATCCTGGTTGGAAACAAATTCAACTTGGCCCTATTACTTTCCCTGCATGCAATGCCCCCAACT GTACGCTCCATTTAGGTTGTGGGAGTCAAGCAGCCTTGCCACCACCTTCCTCTCTAGCACCCGTCAACATTTTTGATC CTTGCAGTTTTGTATGGTGTAATAATGGAAAATGTGAAGTTAATGGAACGAAACATTACTGCCAATGCAACGAAGGCTCCGAAAATTTAATGGATGTACCTGAGCTACCTTGTTTTGATCAAT GTGTATTTGGAGCTGATTGTAAAGGAGTCCAGCTGCTTGTTCCGAGTCCTCCACCCCCTCCGCCTTCGCGGGATG